One stretch of Rosistilla oblonga DNA includes these proteins:
- a CDS encoding transglutaminase-like domain-containing protein yields MKSSIDPRRQSDARRSMARDDRRSFPIAPLSITRRTMLLSGAACCASPLLAQDSSSPVADTRLEYVGPEKQLWQVGVKVMTAGSSCEEIFATFPVPTDWPEQTVQLVDQQISRYVDRWDTRDLFGGAKQVRVRMVNVPANTASDALFTFEVTKTRIQGVGETSDLVVPQKVEREERVFLGSSPYIDPRHGKIRKIAAEFESTPDQTPWQQVEQIYDWVREHVEYREGDIKSAVEALDDGHGDCEELTSLFVALCRAKKIPARMVWIPGHCYPEFMLHDPEGVPHWFPCQAAGTRQFGEMDEYKPILQKGDRFKVPEQKALQRYVAEFCKVKARSKPDVTFVRELTDSE; encoded by the coding sequence ATGAAATCTTCTATCGATCCTCGTCGCCAATCCGACGCGCGTCGCTCGATGGCGCGCGACGATCGGCGCTCGTTTCCAATCGCTCCGCTCTCGATCACGCGGCGGACGATGCTGTTGAGCGGTGCCGCATGTTGCGCTTCGCCTCTTCTCGCTCAAGACTCTTCAAGTCCCGTTGCCGACACGCGACTGGAATATGTCGGCCCCGAAAAACAATTGTGGCAAGTGGGCGTCAAAGTCATGACCGCCGGATCGTCGTGCGAAGAGATCTTCGCGACGTTTCCGGTGCCAACCGATTGGCCCGAACAAACCGTTCAACTTGTCGACCAGCAGATCAGCCGCTACGTCGACCGATGGGATACGCGCGATCTGTTTGGCGGCGCCAAACAAGTGCGGGTGCGGATGGTCAACGTTCCGGCCAATACCGCATCGGACGCGCTGTTCACCTTTGAGGTCACCAAGACGCGAATTCAAGGTGTCGGAGAGACTAGCGATCTAGTGGTCCCGCAAAAGGTCGAACGCGAGGAACGCGTCTTCCTAGGCAGCAGCCCTTATATCGATCCGCGGCATGGGAAGATCCGCAAGATCGCTGCCGAATTCGAATCGACTCCCGACCAGACGCCCTGGCAGCAGGTCGAACAGATCTATGATTGGGTCCGCGAGCACGTCGAATATCGCGAAGGGGATATCAAATCGGCTGTCGAAGCGCTCGACGACGGGCACGGCGACTGCGAGGAACTCACCAGTCTGTTTGTCGCGTTGTGCCGCGCTAAAAAGATCCCGGCGCGGATGGTCTGGATTCCCGGTCACTGTTACCCGGAATTTATGCTGCACGATCCCGAAGGCGTTCCGCATTGGTTTCCCTGCCAAGCAGCGGGAACGCGGCAATTTGGCGAGATGGACGAATACAAGCCGATCCTGCAGAAAGGGGATCGCTTCAAAGTCCCCGAACAAAAAGCGTTGCAGCGGTACGTCGCGGAGTTCTGCAAAGTCAAAGCGCGGTCCAAACCCGATGTCACGTTTGTCCGTGAATTGACCGACAGCGAATAG
- a CDS encoding sigma-54-dependent transcriptional regulator, whose translation MSIMFADDEPGLQELMAAELPRLGHTVTVCPDGLTALAAVEKQAYDCIIVDLDMPGMNGIEVLQRTKELQPLCEAIVLTGKSTTESAIIAVKCGAFDYLTKPSRLADLATLLGRVAERRQISKQMSALQLRLRRAEGDPQLIGKHPSMERVAKLIAKVAPTESTVLIRGETGCGKELVARAVHDQSRRAAESFVAINCGALPENLIESELFGHCRGAFTGADAARTGMFQVADGGTIFLDEIGELPLSMQAKLLRVLESREIRRVGDNQVEKIDVRVVCATHRNLEQMVEQGEFREDLMFRINTFEIEVPSLRERASDIPELAAHLLRRFNNEQLSDAELFTPETMSALTAHVWPGNVRELANVIEHAVILCDALPIRPEHLPRHFGDRQLRKELRSSGPMSLREMEHVAIEQALERHDGNKSAVAAELGISLKTLYNKLNTVAAEKQSA comes from the coding sequence TTGTCGATCATGTTCGCCGACGATGAGCCCGGCCTGCAGGAGTTGATGGCAGCCGAATTGCCCCGCTTGGGACACACCGTCACCGTCTGCCCCGATGGGCTGACCGCGTTGGCGGCTGTCGAAAAGCAGGCTTACGATTGCATCATCGTCGATCTCGACATGCCTGGCATGAACGGGATCGAAGTCTTGCAGCGAACCAAAGAACTGCAACCGCTGTGCGAAGCGATCGTGCTGACCGGTAAATCGACTACCGAATCGGCGATCATCGCTGTGAAGTGCGGCGCCTTCGACTATCTGACTAAACCGTCGCGGCTGGCCGATCTCGCCACGCTCTTGGGACGCGTTGCCGAGCGCCGCCAGATCAGCAAGCAGATGTCGGCGCTTCAGTTGCGGCTGCGCCGCGCCGAGGGAGACCCTCAATTGATCGGCAAGCATCCGTCGATGGAGCGGGTTGCGAAATTGATCGCCAAGGTCGCGCCGACCGAAAGCACCGTCTTGATCCGCGGCGAAACCGGATGCGGTAAAGAGCTAGTCGCTCGCGCGGTCCACGACCAGAGCCGACGGGCGGCAGAATCGTTTGTCGCGATCAACTGTGGCGCACTTCCCGAAAACCTGATCGAAAGCGAACTGTTCGGTCACTGCCGCGGCGCCTTCACCGGCGCCGATGCGGCTCGCACCGGCATGTTCCAAGTTGCCGATGGCGGAACGATTTTCCTGGACGAGATCGGCGAGCTGCCGCTGTCGATGCAAGCCAAGTTGTTGCGCGTGCTCGAATCGCGCGAGATCCGCCGCGTCGGCGACAACCAAGTCGAAAAGATCGATGTTCGCGTCGTCTGTGCGACGCACCGAAATCTCGAACAGATGGTCGAACAGGGTGAATTCCGCGAGGACTTGATGTTCCGCATCAACACCTTTGAGATCGAAGTTCCGTCGCTCCGCGAGAGGGCGAGCGACATTCCGGAACTGGCCGCGCATCTACTGCGTCGCTTCAACAACGAACAACTGAGCGATGCGGAGCTGTTCACGCCCGAAACGATGAGCGCTCTGACGGCCCACGTCTGGCCGGGCAACGTTCGCGAACTGGCTAACGTGATCGAACACGCAGTCATTTTGTGCGACGCGTTGCCGATTCGCCCCGAACACCTGCCGCGTCACTTTGGCGATCGTCAGCTGCGAAAAGAGTTACGCAGCAGCGGCCCGATGAGTCTGCGAGAGATGGAGCACGTGGCGATCGAACAGGCGTTGGAACGGCACGACGGCAACAAATCAGCTGTCGCGGCGGAACTGGGCATTAGCCTTAAAACCCTGTATAACAAGCTGAACACGGTTGCTGCCGAAAAGCAATCGGCGTAA
- a CDS encoding sensor histidine kinase, protein MLRNYKIRTKLLIALGLLCAIVLTISLGGFQSIYAYRQLASSISDRAAELPLTSSLTRDVELLRNTYHRIHDHSSSENPLARISLTNERDQFRTCVADVRSSANAYRGELDAGDDEATVLSDRSRERHTIDAMLRGLERIDDIVRAENWALKEIDYARLEIELDSLADSAQQLPTFLQQHMLSLRDDVRGFYRTAIAVMWGSSLLALGMFAALIFLFHLVVVKPFGSLLQGSRTISEGVFAHRIELGTGDELAELANSMNDMTARFLSTESELKDVIAGKEEEIRNRTNEAIRNEQLASVGFLAAGVAHEINNPLASIAWSAEALESRLHDQLYDTDSDGPSQPLNNDQLSTLRTNLRRIQDEAFRCKGITEHLLDFSRLGNVKREPTDLKHLVEDVVAMVGTLGQYRCKTIRLDCPDEVNAAINGQEIKQVVLNLLTNALESVDTDGAIDVRLRQRGDVAVLTVEDDGCGMDEHVQNHLFEPFFTSGKEGQGTGLGLSISYRIVQQHGGRMSAQSEGRGRGARLDVTLPLEHTMEADVQKNAA, encoded by the coding sequence GTGCTCCGAAACTACAAAATCCGAACCAAACTGCTGATCGCCCTCGGATTGCTATGCGCGATTGTGTTGACAATTTCGCTCGGCGGTTTTCAGTCGATCTATGCCTATCGGCAACTCGCCAGCAGCATCAGCGATCGGGCGGCGGAGCTGCCGCTGACCAGTTCGCTGACTCGCGACGTCGAGCTGCTGCGGAACACCTACCACCGCATCCACGACCATTCGAGCAGCGAAAATCCGCTGGCTCGAATCTCGTTGACCAACGAACGCGATCAATTTCGGACCTGCGTTGCCGACGTTCGCTCTTCAGCCAACGCCTACCGTGGCGAACTGGACGCTGGAGACGATGAAGCGACAGTCCTTTCGGATCGGTCGCGCGAACGACACACCATCGATGCGATGTTGCGTGGGCTCGAACGCATCGACGACATCGTCCGCGCCGAAAACTGGGCGCTCAAAGAGATCGATTACGCCCGCTTGGAGATCGAGCTGGATAGCTTGGCCGATTCGGCGCAACAGCTGCCAACGTTTTTGCAGCAACACATGCTCAGCCTACGCGACGACGTTCGCGGCTTTTACCGCACGGCGATCGCCGTGATGTGGGGCAGTTCGCTGCTGGCGTTGGGAATGTTCGCCGCCTTGATCTTCCTGTTCCATCTCGTCGTCGTTAAACCGTTTGGGTCGCTGCTGCAGGGCAGCCGCACGATCAGCGAAGGAGTCTTCGCCCATCGGATCGAACTGGGGACCGGCGACGAACTGGCGGAACTGGCAAATTCGATGAACGACATGACCGCTCGGTTCTTGAGCACCGAATCGGAATTGAAGGATGTGATCGCGGGCAAAGAGGAAGAGATCCGCAATCGAACCAACGAAGCGATCCGCAACGAACAACTGGCCAGCGTCGGGTTCCTCGCCGCGGGGGTCGCTCACGAGATCAACAATCCGTTGGCGTCGATCGCGTGGAGTGCCGAAGCGCTCGAATCGCGACTGCACGATCAACTCTACGACACCGATTCCGACGGACCATCGCAACCGCTGAACAACGACCAATTGTCGACGCTGCGAACCAACCTGCGTCGAATTCAAGACGAGGCGTTCCGTTGCAAAGGAATCACCGAACACCTGCTGGACTTCAGCCGCTTGGGGAACGTCAAACGCGAACCGACCGACCTGAAGCACTTGGTCGAAGACGTTGTTGCGATGGTTGGCACGCTGGGCCAATACCGCTGCAAGACGATCCGTTTGGACTGTCCCGATGAAGTCAATGCGGCGATCAACGGCCAGGAGATCAAACAAGTTGTCCTGAACCTGCTGACCAACGCGTTGGAGAGCGTCGACACCGACGGAGCGATCGACGTCCGGCTGCGGCAACGCGGCGATGTCGCCGTGCTGACTGTCGAAGACGACGGCTGCGGGATGGATGAACACGTTCAGAACCATCTGTTCGAACCCTTTTTCACCAGCGGTAAAGAAGGGCAGGGAACCGGTTTGGGGCTGAGCATTTCCTATCGTATCGTCCAACAGCATGGCGGCCGGATGTCGGCGCAGAGCGAAGGACGGGGCCGGGGCGCCCGTTTAGATGTCACACTACCTCTTGAACACACCATGGAAGCCGATGTCCAAAAAAACGCAGCCTAA
- the treZ gene encoding malto-oligosyltrehalose trehalohydrolase, whose product MPIRPRSILATDLDGTLLPLQDDPTHIADLQTLLENLRDNDVQVIPVTGRDRAAMIEALQAFQIPAPEVAICDGGTTIVVRNDDGGFDYLPDFQTHLEANFASFATDDVSYLLRDLVDLRFRATEKQNQFKISYFAEAKTLQATVATIQSRLRDSGIDCDVISGFNLHWGEGLVDILPAGLSKAYALQWWLDRSGNDRDQVVFAGDGGNDLEVFLAGYRTIVVGNAEPEIASTVYAAHRTGNTLDRFYLSEARATSGVLEGCRWFELVPPEKQESRSSDPLGAVPVSCNATHFNIWAPYAGRLAIEKQNGDEVQRFRIQPDEDGYFHRTVRGIGGGDRYQISLDDRVSRPDPASRFQPQGVHGPSMVVDHRKYPWHDADYRGVAKSDLVIYEMHFGTFTSEGSYLAAIDRIEELVSLGITAVEVLPLAQCAGSRNWGYDGVQLYAATENYGTPDDFKRFVDACHAAGIAVILDVVYNHLGPEGNYLHDFGPYFSKRHHTPWGDAFNYDGENSEAARRFVIENAIYWLREYHLDGLRLDAVHFMFDDSDQPILRSIRHAVTDFAGTVDRPIHLIGEANIYDHALVSPTDGTAYDAIWADDIMHAIYSHTVPEINLAHRHYAGASDIEEALQHGYLHTGPKVTRIDSEVRRQMHAEGDFSFLPSLICGLQTHDCVGNHPHGSRFHQLTSTETQRAAIPLLMLYPSIPMIFMGEEYACDAPFMFFVDFGDPRLRRAVDRGRRNEYPHHQWKGAIAPSHGDAFAKSKSIQIKDAAIWQWYRDLIALRKTWQRESLLDWKNLSVLCDPTRSLFALQYQAPTGRPKFVVSRFSAPADDLPPLSLQIDGDVLMQSSVHRDSPTQLTLQNQAVLIGEGTWNLAAGQ is encoded by the coding sequence ATGCCCATTCGCCCCCGCTCGATCCTCGCGACCGATCTGGACGGTACGCTGCTGCCGCTGCAAGACGATCCGACTCACATCGCCGACCTGCAAACCTTGCTCGAAAATCTGCGAGACAACGACGTGCAAGTGATTCCCGTCACGGGGCGCGATCGAGCGGCGATGATCGAAGCGTTGCAGGCGTTTCAGATTCCGGCACCCGAAGTCGCGATCTGCGATGGCGGCACGACGATCGTTGTCCGCAACGACGACGGTGGCTTCGACTACCTGCCCGACTTCCAAACGCATCTGGAAGCGAACTTCGCCAGCTTTGCGACCGACGACGTCTCCTACCTGTTGCGAGATCTCGTCGACCTGCGGTTCCGCGCCACCGAAAAACAGAACCAGTTCAAGATCAGCTACTTCGCCGAAGCAAAGACGCTGCAAGCGACGGTTGCCACGATTCAAAGCCGTCTGCGCGACTCGGGGATCGATTGCGATGTGATCTCGGGTTTCAATCTCCATTGGGGCGAAGGGCTGGTCGACATCCTGCCGGCAGGACTTTCCAAAGCCTACGCCTTGCAGTGGTGGTTGGATCGCAGCGGCAATGATCGCGATCAAGTTGTCTTCGCTGGCGACGGTGGCAACGATTTGGAGGTCTTCCTCGCGGGATATCGCACGATCGTCGTTGGCAATGCCGAACCGGAGATCGCGTCGACAGTTTATGCAGCGCACCGCACCGGCAATACGTTGGATCGATTCTATCTGTCGGAGGCTCGAGCGACGTCGGGTGTCTTGGAAGGATGTCGTTGGTTCGAACTCGTGCCGCCCGAAAAACAAGAGTCTCGTTCCAGCGATCCGCTGGGCGCAGTCCCGGTCTCCTGCAACGCGACCCACTTCAATATCTGGGCTCCCTACGCGGGGCGACTGGCGATCGAAAAGCAGAACGGCGACGAAGTCCAACGCTTCCGCATCCAGCCCGACGAGGATGGATACTTCCATCGCACGGTCCGCGGAATCGGTGGCGGCGATCGGTATCAGATCTCGTTGGACGATCGTGTCAGCCGGCCCGATCCCGCTTCGCGATTCCAGCCGCAAGGCGTTCACGGCCCTTCGATGGTCGTCGATCATCGCAAATATCCGTGGCACGATGCGGACTATCGCGGCGTCGCGAAAAGCGACCTGGTGATCTACGAAATGCACTTCGGAACCTTTACAAGCGAGGGATCTTATCTGGCGGCGATCGATCGGATCGAAGAGCTTGTCTCGCTAGGGATTACCGCTGTCGAAGTGTTACCGTTGGCCCAGTGTGCGGGCTCGCGCAACTGGGGTTACGACGGAGTCCAACTGTACGCAGCCACTGAAAATTACGGGACGCCCGACGATTTCAAACGCTTCGTCGACGCCTGTCACGCCGCCGGAATCGCGGTGATCTTGGACGTCGTCTACAACCATCTGGGGCCCGAGGGGAACTACCTGCACGACTTCGGTCCCTATTTCTCCAAGCGACACCACACGCCTTGGGGCGACGCGTTTAACTACGACGGCGAGAATAGCGAAGCGGCGCGGCGGTTTGTGATCGAGAACGCCATCTATTGGCTGCGCGAATACCATCTGGACGGTTTGCGTTTGGATGCGGTCCATTTCATGTTCGACGACAGCGACCAGCCGATCCTCCGCAGCATCCGTCACGCGGTCACCGATTTTGCTGGCACCGTCGATCGCCCGATTCATTTGATCGGTGAAGCGAACATCTACGATCACGCGCTCGTCTCGCCGACCGACGGGACCGCCTACGATGCGATCTGGGCCGACGATATCATGCACGCGATTTATTCCCACACCGTTCCGGAGATCAATCTCGCGCATCGCCATTACGCTGGAGCGAGCGACATCGAAGAAGCGTTGCAGCACGGCTACCTGCACACCGGGCCCAAGGTCACGCGGATCGATAGCGAAGTCCGCCGTCAGATGCACGCCGAGGGAGACTTCTCGTTTTTGCCATCGCTGATCTGCGGTTTGCAGACGCACGATTGTGTTGGCAACCATCCGCATGGCTCCCGCTTCCATCAACTCACCTCGACCGAAACCCAACGCGCCGCGATCCCGTTGCTGATGCTCTATCCATCGATCCCGATGATCTTCATGGGAGAGGAGTACGCGTGCGACGCACCCTTCATGTTTTTTGTCGACTTCGGCGATCCGCGATTGCGACGCGCCGTCGACCGCGGTCGTCGCAACGAATACCCGCATCACCAATGGAAAGGTGCGATCGCGCCGAGCCACGGCGATGCGTTTGCGAAATCCAAGTCGATTCAGATCAAAGACGCCGCGATCTGGCAGTGGTATCGCGACTTGATCGCGCTGCGGAAAACATGGCAGCGGGAGTCGTTGTTGGATTGGAAAAATCTGTCGGTCCTCTGCGATCCCACGCGGTCGTTGTTCGCGCTACAATATCAAGCTCCCACCGGCCGACCGAAGTTTGTCGTTTCGCGATTTTCCGCTCCCGCGGATGATTTGCCTCCGCTGTCGCTGCAAATCGACGGCGACGTGTTGATGCAGTCGTCCGTTCATCGCGATTCGCCGACCCAGCTGACCCTACAAAATCAAGCGGTTCTGATCGGCGAGGGGACATGGAATCTCGCCGCTGGCCAATAG
- a CDS encoding response regulator, with protein MTDPTGPFDLQSALQKVRSRLVAQTDGFADEEELLAAWDQIARRAEAAESTFSQLPPQQPSEIFIDSQDPSSALGETRILYHTLVDNLPINLVLKDLHGRRVFANERYLQLHQMTLQELRGKTDFDIFPEHLAKAYQLDDQQVIREGIVLHDTEPYLAKDGNECWIERVKAPVRDAQGKITGVQLLFWDVTERKHLDQDLEKARYLLNTLLNNIPDSIYFKDRDSRFIRISRSMAKKFQWKNAEIAVGKTDADIFTSEHAANARASELEIMETGVPMVAEIERETWADRPDSWCSSTKMPLRDDAGRIVGTFGITRDVTDLKRTEQELKTAKEAADAANQAKSDFLANMSHEIRTPMNGIIGMADLMAHTNLSIEQRDYLRTIKDSADSLLRIINDILDFSKIEAGKLELEETSFNLRDCVGRTVQTLAVKAAEKGLELACRIDPHLPNQVAGDPVRLRQIVVNLVGNAIKFTQQGEVVVEVTNADDPKVIAITNPLANGQSHLPLEALDAGAIRLQFAVRDTGIGIPSEKVQTVFEEFAQADVSTTRQFGGTGLGLAISARLVDLMHGNIWLDSQVGVGTTFYFTAEFLLADAAVAPTENLDSLRGLPTIVVDDNNTNRQIFGEMLDAWQLNPTLVASAPAALAELQRAASTEDPYRLVLLDCMMPHMDGFALAECIRQSPLLKGLPIIMISSAARADDSQRCREMGIQRYLTKPVLQSDLFDSILDAMDIRSHHAASTPSLEPGGNQRPLNILLAEDGLVNQRVAIGFLSREGHNVTLARNGIEAVMEVARQPFDLVLMDLQMPEMDGVEATLEIRVRDRHLGIHTPIIAMTAAAMDGDRERCLNAGMDDYISKPINPSQLQAVIAGVFDREPPTAAAAPERFLPPLELANPTQIVDLRHAIERIDGGWELLEPLTSAMRQEGPILIDQIHHALQMGDCKSLARAAHTLKGSADVFAASRVVAVSIRLEELARANKLAECRALLDELQDEVEAMLEHLNRGA; from the coding sequence ATGACCGATCCCACCGGCCCTTTCGATCTGCAATCCGCACTGCAAAAGGTGCGCTCTCGACTCGTCGCACAAACCGACGGTTTTGCCGATGAAGAAGAATTGCTGGCAGCCTGGGATCAGATTGCTCGCCGCGCCGAAGCGGCTGAATCGACGTTTTCTCAGCTGCCGCCGCAGCAACCGAGCGAAATTTTTATCGACTCCCAAGATCCGAGTTCGGCGCTGGGAGAGACGCGGATTCTGTACCACACGCTGGTCGACAACTTGCCGATCAATTTGGTCTTAAAGGATTTGCACGGCCGCCGAGTGTTCGCCAACGAACGCTACCTTCAACTGCATCAGATGACGTTGCAGGAACTCCGCGGCAAGACCGACTTTGATATCTTCCCGGAACATCTCGCCAAGGCGTACCAGCTGGACGATCAACAGGTGATCCGCGAAGGGATCGTTCTGCACGACACCGAACCCTATCTGGCGAAAGATGGGAACGAGTGTTGGATCGAACGGGTCAAAGCTCCCGTCCGCGACGCACAGGGAAAAATTACCGGCGTGCAGTTGCTGTTCTGGGACGTCACCGAGCGGAAGCATTTGGACCAAGACCTGGAGAAAGCTCGCTATCTGCTGAATACACTGCTGAACAATATCCCCGACAGCATCTATTTCAAAGATCGTGACAGTCGGTTCATCCGGATCAGCCGCAGCATGGCGAAGAAGTTTCAGTGGAAAAACGCGGAGATCGCCGTCGGCAAGACCGATGCCGATATCTTCACCAGCGAACACGCGGCCAACGCCCGGGCCAGCGAGCTGGAGATCATGGAGACCGGCGTGCCGATGGTCGCCGAGATCGAACGCGAAACCTGGGCCGATCGCCCCGACAGTTGGTGCTCGTCGACCAAGATGCCGCTCCGCGACGATGCCGGCCGAATCGTCGGGACCTTCGGGATCACTCGCGATGTCACCGATCTGAAACGGACCGAACAGGAGTTGAAAACAGCCAAGGAGGCGGCCGACGCGGCGAACCAGGCGAAGAGTGATTTCCTGGCGAACATGAGCCACGAAATTCGCACGCCGATGAATGGGATCATCGGGATGGCCGACCTGATGGCTCACACCAACCTTTCGATCGAGCAGCGCGATTACTTGCGGACGATCAAGGATTCCGCCGATTCGCTGCTGCGGATCATCAACGACATCCTCGACTTCTCCAAAATCGAAGCGGGCAAACTCGAACTCGAAGAGACCTCGTTCAACCTTCGCGATTGCGTCGGCCGCACGGTGCAAACGCTTGCCGTCAAAGCTGCCGAAAAAGGCTTGGAACTCGCCTGCCGAATCGATCCCCATCTCCCCAACCAAGTCGCCGGCGATCCGGTCCGCTTGCGACAGATCGTCGTGAATCTGGTCGGCAACGCGATCAAGTTTACGCAGCAGGGCGAGGTGGTTGTCGAAGTCACCAACGCCGACGATCCCAAAGTGATCGCGATCACCAATCCGCTGGCGAACGGTCAATCGCATCTGCCGCTCGAAGCCCTCGACGCCGGTGCGATTCGGTTGCAGTTTGCCGTTCGCGATACCGGGATCGGGATTCCCAGCGAAAAGGTGCAGACGGTTTTCGAAGAGTTTGCCCAGGCCGACGTCTCGACCACGCGGCAGTTCGGCGGCACCGGTTTGGGATTGGCGATCTCCGCTCGCCTTGTCGATCTGATGCACGGCAACATCTGGCTCGACAGTCAGGTGGGCGTCGGCACGACCTTCTATTTTACGGCGGAGTTCCTGTTGGCCGATGCGGCCGTGGCTCCGACCGAAAATCTCGACAGCCTACGTGGCCTCCCGACGATCGTCGTCGACGACAACAACACGAATCGTCAGATCTTCGGCGAGATGCTGGATGCTTGGCAGTTGAACCCCACGCTGGTCGCCAGCGCTCCGGCGGCATTGGCCGAACTGCAACGGGCCGCGTCGACCGAGGATCCCTATCGATTGGTGCTGCTCGACTGCATGATGCCGCACATGGATGGATTTGCGTTAGCCGAGTGTATTCGTCAGTCGCCGCTGTTGAAGGGGCTGCCGATTATCATGATCTCCTCGGCCGCGCGAGCCGACGATTCGCAGCGGTGCCGCGAAATGGGAATTCAGCGTTATCTTACCAAGCCGGTGCTGCAGTCGGATCTGTTCGATTCGATTCTCGACGCGATGGACATTCGCAGCCACCACGCCGCGTCGACTCCTTCGCTAGAACCCGGCGGCAATCAGCGTCCATTGAACATTCTGTTGGCGGAAGATGGATTGGTGAACCAACGCGTGGCGATCGGGTTCTTGAGCCGCGAGGGGCACAATGTCACGTTGGCCCGGAACGGGATCGAAGCCGTCATGGAGGTCGCTCGCCAACCCTTTGACCTTGTCCTGATGGACCTGCAGATGCCGGAGATGGATGGCGTCGAAGCGACGCTGGAGATCCGAGTCCGCGATCGCCATCTGGGAATTCATACACCGATCATCGCCATGACCGCCGCGGCGATGGATGGTGATCGCGAGCGTTGTCTCAACGCCGGCATGGACGATTACATTTCCAAACCGATCAATCCATCGCAATTGCAAGCTGTGATCGCTGGGGTTTTCGACCGCGAACCTCCCACTGCCGCCGCGGCTCCCGAACGCTTTCTGCCGCCATTGGAGCTGGCAAATCCGACTCAGATCGTCGACCTGCGGCATGCGATCGAACGAATCGACGGCGGCTGGGAACTGTTGGAACCGCTGACCAGCGCGATGCGTCAGGAAGGCCCGATCCTGATCGATCAGATCCATCACGCCTTGCAGATGGGAGACTGCAAATCGTTGGCGCGTGCAGCCCATACCTTAAAAGGATCCGCCGACGTCTTTGCCGCCAGTCGCGTGGTGGCGGTTTCGATTCGACTCGAAGAACTCGCGCGTGCCAACAAATTGGCTGAGTGCCGAGCGCTGTTGGACGAATTGCAGGACGAGGTCGAAGCGATGTTGGAGCATCTCAACCGCGGAGCCTAA
- a CDS encoding alpha/beta hydrolase — MSSRSIATLGVVLLLTVLSSSVSHAALLREGDEYWVLNSRCISSVACRANLENPNLKVYRYHQGQGLQHDSVNGLYTRVDEDHSFLNVIYVHGNRFTSQEAIDRSLKIYRSVNRRCHDQTRIRWILWSWPSDPIFNPLTDVRTKAQRADTQALYVGWLLQHFPAPDRLEMIGYSFGGRIVTGALHTAAGGEMKGRTLSGPPLRGSRIGIHLVAPALDRHWLASGSRHGLAAENIGSMNLFYNSRDRVLKLYSMVSKYYNPVALGFAGLGQLAARSDHLPIQIRARDCGGAVGLLHDELKYFEPCCNVAETIATTLDASDSEVIQLTAAD; from the coding sequence ATGAGTTCCCGATCGATCGCGACCCTTGGGGTCGTACTACTATTGACCGTGCTAAGTTCATCGGTCAGCCACGCCGCGCTGCTCCGCGAGGGGGACGAATATTGGGTCCTCAATTCGCGATGTATCAGCAGCGTTGCCTGCCGCGCGAACCTCGAAAATCCTAACCTCAAAGTCTATAGGTATCACCAAGGTCAAGGGCTGCAACACGACAGTGTGAATGGACTGTATACCCGCGTCGACGAAGATCACTCCTTCTTAAACGTGATCTACGTTCATGGAAATCGCTTCACATCGCAAGAGGCGATCGATCGATCGTTGAAGATCTACCGCAGCGTTAACCGGCGGTGCCACGATCAGACGAGAATCCGTTGGATTTTGTGGAGCTGGCCGAGCGATCCGATCTTTAATCCGTTGACCGATGTGCGGACCAAAGCGCAGCGAGCCGATACCCAAGCATTATATGTCGGCTGGCTGCTGCAGCACTTCCCCGCCCCCGACCGCTTGGAAATGATCGGCTACAGTTTTGGAGGCCGGATCGTCACCGGCGCACTCCACACCGCCGCCGGTGGCGAGATGAAGGGACGGACGTTATCGGGTCCTCCCCTCCGCGGCTCGCGAATCGGTATCCATCTGGTCGCCCCGGCGTTGGATCGGCATTGGCTGGCAAGCGGTTCCCGCCATGGATTGGCTGCGGAGAATATCGGCAGCATGAATCTATTCTACAACAGCCGGGATCGCGTCCTGAAACTGTATTCCATGGTCAGCAAATATTACAATCCGGTGGCGTTAGGATTTGCCGGATTAGGACAATTAGCGGCGAGATCGGATCACTTGCCGATCCAGATCCGCGCTCGAGATTGCGGCGGGGCGGTGGGACTGCTGCACGATGAACTGAAATATTTTGAACCTTGTTGCAACGTTGCCGAGACGATCGCAACAACACTTGATGCCAGCGACTCCGAAGTCATTCAACTGACGGCGGCGGATTAG